The Oryctolagus cuniculus chromosome 12, mOryCun1.1, whole genome shotgun sequence genomic interval ACATTCCACCTCCACTGTTGAGAAGCGGAGGGCACAGACAGCTCAGCCCCAGGGGCCCCTGGTTTCCTGGATTCCCCCTCACCTGCAGCCCTACCCTGCCCCAGTTGTCAGCTGGTCCTCACAGCTCCTGGGCTGTCTCCCCTGTGCGTCCACGCCTCCCCATCCCCACTCTGCTCCCTGTGCAGCTCAATAAATGTCACCCTGGGGGCCCACAACATCAAGCAGCAGGAGAGGACGCAGCAGGTCATCCCCGTGAGAAGAGCCATCCCCCACAAGGACTACAACCCCGAGGACATCTCTAGAGACATCATGTTACTGCAGGTAGGGCACTCCCTGCTGCTTTTTTTCACCTTGGTCTGGTCGTTGTGCCTCCCACTGTGAGGCTGCTCCTTCCCTCCGTTCCATCCTGGCCACTTGGCCTGTTCCAGTGCTTCAAAGAGGGAAGACGGGGCAGCCCCATCATGGTATCCAGGTCCAGATGGCCACTGGCTGAGATGGACTATCTTGCCTCTTCTCAACAGCTGGAGAGAAAGGCCAAGCGGACTGCAGCTGTGCAGCCCATCAGCCTGCCCACAGGCAAAGCCCGGGTGAAGCCAGGGCAGGTGTGCCAAGTGGCCGGCTGGGGTTGTATCAACCCAAATGGCAGATACTCAGACACACTTCAGGAGGTGAAGCTGGCAGTGCAGGAGGACCAGCAATGCGAATCCCTCTTTGAAATGTATCAAAAAGACATTGAGATGTGCGTGGGGGACCCAAAGACCAAAAAATCTTCCTTTAAGGTGAGATTGAGCAGTCACCTGGTTTGCCTCTAGGGAGGGAGATGTTTGGGGGAAGATTTGGAACCTGGAGACCCAATCAGTGGGGGGCTCCCTCACCTACCAGCAGAAGCTTAGAGGGGAGCAGCCATAGCTGCCAAGTAACAAAGACCTCAGCAGCTACAAAGGGGAGTCTGTTGATTGCTGCTCCTCTGGAAGGATGGGTTTGCACATTTCTAAATGTGCAGAAATTGTAACAGGGGGGCTTCCTCAGAGCCGCCACCCACCACAGGATCTCGGCCCCCTGGTCTGCCTTCAGGTCTTTAAATAGTGGCCTGGAACTCCCTGAAGGAGAGAGAATCCCAGGATCTGGGGAGAAGATGGAGGCAGGACTCTGGGGTGAAATGAAGAAGAAACGCTGTCCAGGGTCAGACCTTGGCAGCTAAGGGGCCCATGGCCTGCCTTACCCTCTGGCCTCCCACATGCAGGAAGTGCCATCTGCCTTCTCCAAGAAGGGCTTGGAATGGCAAGGAGGGCAGGGTCGGGAGGAGACCAGTTCAGCCTGTCACTCTCTATTAACAGGGGGACTCTGGAGGGCCCCTTGTGTGCAACAACGTGGCCCAGGGCATTGTCTCCTATGGACCAAAAGATGGAAGTCCTCCACGGGTCTACACCAAAATCTCAAGTTTCCTACCCTGGATAAAGAAGACCATGAAAACCCACCAACTGCAGGAAGAAAACTAAGCCCTCTCTGTGACTCACCATCTTCCCTTGAACTAGGTCCACAGTTACCCCGGGCAGGTGCCAGCAACTGAATAAAGGTCTCTTAGCTGAGTGGAAGGCTGGCTGCTTGTTTATTCATTGACCCTCACTCACCTGTGCTAAGCAGGCCATCAATGAATCCTGCTGTttgctttctcccttctctcctcgccacctcccccaaccccacacaAAGCTGTTACCCAGCTCCTTTTCACCCTGTCCAGTCTCTCTAGGGCCTGCCCTTCTGcaagggctgaagctgggccccATCAGGAGAGATCATGGACCCTCTGGTCCTGGGGCTCGAGATGAATTCCCTGCTTCCCCTGTGTTATGTAACAGATAGAAGGGGATAACACCAGAGATTCTAGAGGCCAAGCAGGTGCAGCTGGGGTCCCTGCTCAGGGACACAGCCCCACCCACTGTGGCAGGGGCACGGCCCTCCTGAGCAGTACATTTCTCCCTCACATTTGGGGTGGTAGGTGGCGGGTGGGGCTGGTCCTTGGGTGCCACCTTATTCACAATTGAACTTAGTTTCCTTCATGCCCCTGCcccaaagcccagagcccagcctgccctccagcccccagcctgtcCCTTCCTCCCCATCCCTGCTGACAGTTCTCAGactcctgtcctctcctctccagaCCACACTGATTTAAGCTGGTTCCTTCCTCACAGTCCCCCTCCTAGGACATCCAGAACCTCCTGTGGTTCCATCAGGGCTTCACCACGGGGAGTGCCAGCTCAGTTCAGGCTGTGGCTGAGAAGAG includes:
- the LOC100101600 gene encoding granzyme B; amino-acid sequence: MRSLSPPCLLSPPPPRELKESKEEASAAPSCAVFPGKMQPLLLLLAFFLPPWAEAGEIIGGHEAKPHSRPYMAYLQYWKDGMKRTCGGFLVREDFVLTAAHCHGSSINVTLGAHNIKQQERTQQVIPVRRAIPHKDYNPEDISRDIMLLQLERKAKRTAAVQPISLPTGKARVKPGQVCQVAGWGCINPNGRYSDTLQEVKLAVQEDQQCESLFEMYQKDIEMCVGDPKTKKSSFKGDSGGPLVCNNVAQGIVSYGPKDGSPPRVYTKISSFLPWIKKTMKTHQLQEEN